Proteins encoded in a region of the Stieleria neptunia genome:
- a CDS encoding CvpA family protein, giving the protein MLIVLVAAGVFGAVKGFAWQLASIASIVVSYFVAYRFREPLSHSIVAEPPWNRFLAMLILFVGTSLVVWVGFNMVRRTIDRMKLKEFDRQIGALFGLLKGGLYCTLITLFAVTLMGDGIRQKIVASKSGRFIARHLDRSESVIPPEIHQFLHPYLERFDAEFENAQTQTDAGLAGRLIDGPEGVEGVLVDEIRDRLPPVFTPEQGNAIARPAAWRP; this is encoded by the coding sequence AGGGCTTCGCATGGCAGTTGGCGTCGATCGCGTCGATCGTGGTCAGCTATTTCGTGGCCTATCGATTCCGCGAACCGCTCAGCCATTCGATCGTCGCCGAGCCTCCCTGGAACCGCTTTCTGGCGATGTTGATTCTGTTCGTCGGGACCTCGCTGGTCGTCTGGGTTGGCTTCAACATGGTCCGCCGGACGATCGACCGAATGAAACTGAAGGAATTTGATCGCCAGATCGGAGCGTTGTTCGGGCTGCTCAAGGGTGGGCTGTACTGCACGCTGATCACGCTGTTTGCCGTCACTCTGATGGGGGACGGGATTCGTCAAAAGATTGTTGCTAGCAAAAGTGGTCGATTCATCGCCCGGCATCTCGACCGCAGCGAGTCGGTGATCCCGCCGGAGATCCATCAATTTTTGCATCCCTATTTGGAGCGATTCGACGCCGAATTTGAGAACGCCCAAACGCAGACCGACGCCGGGTTGGCCGGCCGGTTGATCGACGGACCGGAGGGCGTCGAGGGCGTTTTGGTGGACGAGATCCGAGACCGGTTGCCGCCCGTGTTTACACCCGAGCAGGGCAACGCAATCGCACGCCCGGCCGCCTGGCGCCCGTGA